A portion of the Psilocybe cubensis strain MGC-MH-2018 chromosome 10, whole genome shotgun sequence genome contains these proteins:
- a CDS encoding ABC transporter 7 has product MGVRACDTASSNIKSIVGHVNLQRSPLQRPPNKLEFRQMGICNNRSVFEFNDPCIRASWSALLPFGLVGLLCLSKLPKPRPVQRFCRFLQSPLHNFLTLREAEALDNKSAIGRAFENDNIEDLPKSHVRRHHVAFAFIGAAEGLCWIVSGSFQLHDSHNNVDGILCYALAFSWIYTAIRPLVPSTSKSAPYDVVVIYLLFFFGAIVDIGGIIYDYAVLLSPLPSQLSLLLRSVNLLAIVSSLIIIFNIPSELPSAKVDPQEIGHTLTTEDYATLWQWVSFSWIYPLIRSGRYATLHEKDVWNISPTMQSRPLFAKFSALRQTSLFRRIWAANSLDIIIDFTLTIVSVVLQYTGPYFLKKILDTIDVEVITPEKKLEAYIYGFLAFFCTILKTQSDLQHLWFARRASTRIRSELMTSIYAKALKRKDFSAIVDQSKATDSTSQAPPTSGRKGKAGSKGKSDTSDDPKPGASTGKIVNLMSSDSNRISRMVTIIFNLYGAPFEIIIACTFLYQLLGISAFAGFLVLVVGWPLNNFLARRNVRINKGIMSAQDKRMGVLNELIRAIKFIKLFAWEERWIARAMEARELELKWIRKARINQILFHLLTNSAPILVSIISFFAYVMSGNELTISTAFTAIALFSMVRAPLKVLPTYLVQILQAQVALERISVYLDEEEVTEQVSTLKRNSQPFDAIVDEGLGLSNATLRWNEVTVVEKKDKARTSSISHPPATSSVPEIAVVANEGSSSDSTTLESNEVHKFELSDISVKFPEGKLTVVTGPTASGKTALLASMAILGEMTLVSGRILLSKDPNRVDENGLMYCISYAAQLPWLLHRSIKENIIFGYPFDEERYNTVVECCALLPDLQMLEDGDATEIGARGVNLSGGQKARVALARAVYARTKFVLLDDPLSAVDSHTARFLFDRLLCGPLLANRTVVLVTHHVNLVLPAAHYLVRMLDGRIDTQGGVHELREQGVLSDIVVESSIRVHEEVKVEVEQPEAKTALEDQLEPKIEVKKPRKLVSDEFRETGGVKWSIYNTYLKASSYRIWFILAVIVFVNQFLGIAEKLWIRTWGEAYRNETSSTPYGVQYPTILTINLNAANDQTNFGIQQFGQAVGLDSRTPGPFGIVWPSAMEHPLLYIGIYAAIGMITTLVSVLSVTAQYTGALRASRILFKRLLVAIVHATFRFHDITPQGRILNRFGKDMDTIDSSLAGTLQAVNSALAGFLVAILTVAYVHN; this is encoded by the exons ATGGGTGTTCGTGCGTGCGACACTGCCTCGAGCAACATAAAAAGTATTGTCGGACATGTCAACCTGCAACGCAGCCCACTGCAGCGCCCGCCCAACAAGCTTGAATTTAGGCAGATGGGTATCTGCAATAACAGAAGTGTTTTCGAGTTCAACGACCCGTGCATTCGTGCATCGTGGTCTGCCTTGCTCCCTTTCGGACTTGTCGGCCTGTTGTGTCTATCCAAACTTCCCAAACCACGACCAGTACAACGATTTTGTCGTTTTTTACAATCACCTTTGCACAACTTCCTCACTCTTCGTGAAGCTGAAGCTCTTGACAACAAATCTGCAATAGGACGCGCCTTTGAGAATGACAATATCGAAGACCTACCAAAATCCCACGTTCGTCGACACCATGTCGCGTTCGCCTTCATCGGTGCCGCAGAAGGCCTCTGCTGGATAGTCAGTGGGTCTTTCCAACTTCACGATTCGCACAACAACGTAGACGGCATCCTTTGCTACGCTCTCGCGTTTTCATGGATCTACACCGCCATTCGCCCTTTGgtaccatcaacatccaAGTCAGCCCCCTACGATGTCGTCGTCATCTAtctgcttttcttctttggtgCTATTGTAGATATCGGAGGGATTATCTACGATTACGCCGTCCTGCTTTCCCCTCTACCTTCGCAACTTTCCTTACTGTTACGAAGTGTCAACCTTCTTGCGATCGTGTCTTCGTTGATCATCATATTCAACATACCATCGGAATTACCCAGCGCGAAGGTCGATCCACAAGAAATT GGTCACACTCTAACCACGGAGGATTATGCTACCTTGTGGCAGTGGGTGTCTTTCTCTTGGATTTACCCTCTTATCCGATCA GGTCGATATGCTACCCTCCATGAAAAGGACGTTTGGAATATCAGTCCAACCATGCAATCACGCCCCCTGTTCGCAAAATTCAGTGCTTTGCG GCAAACGAGTTTATTTCGTCGCATATGGGCCGCGAATTCGCTGGATATCAT AATTGACTTTACTCTTACCATTGTGAGCGTTGTACTACAATACACCGGCCCATATTTTTTGAA GAAAATCCTCGATACAATTGACGTTGAAGTAATTACCCCTGAAAAAAAGCTGGAGGCTTACATATACGGCTTTTTGGCGTTCTTTTGCACTATACTGAAG ACACAATCCGACCTTCAACATCTCTGGTTCGCTCGTCGAGCATCAACCAGGATACGTTCGGAACTCATGACATCCATATATGCGAAAGCattgaaaagaaaggatttCTCCGCTATCGTCGACCAATCAAAGGCGACTGATTCCACGTCGCAAGCTCCTCCGACCTCCGGGCGTAAAG GAAAAGCGGGTAGCAAAGGAAAGTCCGACACTTCTGATGATCCCAAGCCAGGTGCCAGTACGGGTAAAATTGTTAATCTTATGTCCAGTGACTCTAACCGA ATATCAAGAATGGTCACAATCATATTCAACCTTTACGGAG CTCCTTTCGAGATCATCATTGCATGCACATTTCTCTACCA ACTTCTCGGCATTAGTGCATTCGCCGGTTTCTTGGTCCTGGTAGTAGGCTGGCCCCTGAACAATTTCCTCGCCCGTCGAAATGTCCGAATCAATAAAGGTATCATGAGTGCCCAAGATAAACGTATGGGTGTGCTAAACGAGTTGATCAGGGCT ATCAAATTCATTAAACTTTTTGCATGGGAAGAACGATGGATTGCGAGAGCAATGGAGGCAAGAGAATTGGAACTGAAGTGGATCAGAAAAG CTCGGATCAACCAGATACTGTTCCATTTACTTACCAACAGCGCCCCGATATTGGTGTCTATCATATCGTTTTTTGCCTATGTGATGAGCGGTAACGAGTTGACTATAAGCACAGCGTTCACG GCGATTGCTTTGTTCAGCATGGTCAG AGCCCCTCTCAAAGTGCTTCCCACTTACTTGGTCCAGATTCTTCAG GCCCAGGTTGCACTGGAACGTATTTCTGTCTACctcgatgaagaagaagtcaCCGAACAGGTCTCAACGCTGAAGAGAAATTCTCAACCATTTGATGCAATCGTCGATGAAGGCTTGGGACTCAGCAACGCTACCCTGCGGTGGAACGAAGTGACTGTCGTTGAAAAGAAGGATAAAGCTAGGACTTCGTCAATAAGCCACCCTCCTGCTACTTCAAGTGTTCCAGAGATCGCGGTTGTGGCAAACGAGGGAAGTTCATCTGACAGCACTACGTTGGAAAGTAACGAAGTACATAAGTTTGAGCTGAGCGACATATCTGTCAAGTTCCCGGAAGGCAAATTGACCGTCGTGACTGGACCAACTGCCTCGGGGAAAACTGCTCTTCTTGCAAGT ATGGCGATATTAGGCGAAATGACCTTGGTTTCGGGAAGAATCCTGTTGTCTAAAGATCCAAATCGTGTCGACGAGAATGGCCTCATGTATTGCATCTCATACGCTGCTCAACTACCGTGGTTGCTCCATAGATCTATCAAAGAGAACATCATCTTCGGGTATCCATTCGATGAGGAGAGATATAATACGGTTGTCGAGTGCTGTGCTCTCCTTCCCGACCTCCAAATGCTAGAAGATGGGGATGCCACCGAAATTGGTGCCCG TGGCGTCAACCTATCGGGAGGGCAAAAAGCAAGAGTCGCTCTCGCGCGAGCAGTCTATGCCCGGACAAAATTCGTACTTCTAGATGACCCCCTGAGCGCAGTAGATAGTCACACGGCCAGATTTCTCTTCGATCGACTACTCTGTGGTCCTCTGTTGGCAAACAGGACAGTC GTTCTCGTAACACATCATGTAAACCTGGTACTTCCAGCCGCTCATTATCTTGTACGTATGCTGGACGGTCGTATTGACACTCAAGGTGGCGTTCACGAGTTGAGGGAGCAAGGTGTACTCAGCGATATTGTTGTTGAATCTTCAATCCGAGTGCATGAGGAGGTCAAAGTTGAGGTCGAGCAACCTGAAGCTAAGACCGCTCTCGAAGACCAACTGGAGCCCAAGATAGAGGTCAAGAAACCTCGAAAATTGGTATCGGATGAATTTAGGGAGACAGGTGGTGTAAAGTGGTCCATCTACAACACCTACCTGAAGGCGTC TTCGTATCGAATCTGGTTTATCTTGGCTGTCATAGTATTTGTTAACCAATTTTTGGGCATCGCTGAGAAATTATGGATCAGG ACATGGGGAGAAGCATATAGAAATGAGACCAGTAGTACACCGTATGGTGTACAATATCCGACTATTTTAACTATCAATTTGAATGCGGCCAACGACCAGACCAACTTCGGAATCCAGCAATTTGGACAGGCGGTAGGTCTTGACTCAAGAACCCCCGGTCCTTTTGGTATCGTTTGGCCTAGTGCCATGGAACATCCACTTTTGTACATTGGAATATACGCTGCCATCGGGATGATAACTACTTTGGTCAGTGTACTGTCCGTCACAGCACAATACACAGGCGCGCTGCGCGCCTCTCGCATTTTGTTCAA GAGGCTCCTCGTGGCCATTGTTCACGCAACTTTCAGATTTCACGATATCACACCCCAGG GTCGCATTCTGAATCGTTTTGGAAAG GATATGGACACCATCGATTCTTCCCTCGCTGGGACCCTCCAGGCCGTCAATTCAGCATTGGCGGGATTTCTTGTAGCCATTCTTACTGTTGCGTACGTCCACAACTAA
- a CDS encoding ATP-dependent bile acid permease translates to MAFTLSVYWTCRYWTTLELDLNSVERLIEYLDVPQEPPAIIETKRAPAYWPSYSSNNDLLVVENLEVKYAPELPSVINDVSFSLKAGERIGLLGRTGSGKSTLATSLMRFVEPTNGSITIDGIDISTIGVYDLRSKIDATLFSGTLRENLDPFGDHSDGECTEALRRVRMFADDTPQTQSIRPSRTPSRASSMHSEHFSTATTNIDSKPNISLDAQVSAGGTNFSQGQRQLIAMARALIRRSPIIIFDEATSSIDFETDSIIQATIREEFSGSLLLTVAHRLRTIIDYDRLIILDKGKIVEFDTPWNLIQKEDGVFRSMCMKTGTFSELEDAAKAASLT, encoded by the exons ATGGCATTTACGTTGTCAG TCTATTGGACATGTAGATACTGGACAA CACTGGAGCTGGACCTTAA CTCTGTCGAGAGACTAATTGAGTA TCTCGATGTCCCGCAGGAACCTCCAGCGATTATAGAAACAAAAAGGGCACCTGCATATTGGCCGTCGTACTCCAGCAACAATGACCTACTTGTTGTAGAGAACTTAGAAGTCAAATATGCACCAGAGCTTCCCTCTGTGATTAATGATGTATCCTTTTCGTTGAAAGCCGGTGAACGTATTGGCTTGCTTGGGAGAACCG GTAGTGGAAAGTCGACTTTGGCTACCAGCCTTATGAGATTT GTTGAACCTACTAATGGCAGCATTACAATCGACGGAATTGACATTTCGACCATCGGTGTCTACGATCTACGTTCCAAAATT GACGCGACACTTTTCTCAGGGACCTTGAGAGAAAACCTTGATCCATTTG GTGACCATAGCGACGGGGAATGTACAGAGGCACTGCGTCGTGTGCGCATGTTTGCGGACGACACACCTCAAACTCAAAGTATCAGACCGTCTCGTACCCCCTCCAGGGCGTCTTCAATGCACAGTGAACACTTCTCCACCGCGACTACTAACATCGACAGCAAACCGAACATCTCTCTCGACGCTCAGGTGTCGGCGGGAGGAACTAATTTCTCTCAGGGTCAAAGACAGCTAATTGCAATGGCCCGGGCACTTATTCGTCGAAGCCCAATCATCATCTTCGATGAGGCAACGAGCAGTATAGATTTTGAGACAGATTCAATCATACAAGCTACGATCAGAGAAGAGTTTTCGGGATCCCTTCTTCTCACAG TTGCTCATCGCCTTCGGACAATCATCGATTACGACAGACTCATCATATTAGATAAGGGAAAG ATCGTCGAATTCGACACTCCTTGGAATTTGATACAAAAGGAAGATGGCGTATTCAGAAGCATGTGCATGAAAACTGGTACTTTCTCTGAGCTAGAAGATGCTGCCAAGGCTGCCTCGCTAACTTAA
- a CDS encoding Caffeine resistance protein 5, whose amino-acid sequence MTDTLRNSIVGLFINTISDGRFLPFPEQRLGWQLPANLQLARAASSPPDSKVHETSESVSFQPTLARNDLEETISNRTSANAFHSSINSYRKSLSSIEKAQVDLNMKPVHETVSETIVNWYDEHDQENPQNWSLGKRIFVLGLVSLLTFGVYIGSAIYTPSIPGIIEKFNVSKTIATLGLSLYIIGYGVGPLIFSPLSEIPSIGRTPVYMATLLIFVLLQLPIIYAPNIQTLLAMRFFTGFFGSPALATGGASIQDMFPIIKLPYALIVWSVTASCGPILGPIIGGFAAQNRNWTWPLWELFYIGVFAFIVLLFWLPETNAETILLKRAQRLRKLTGNPNLFSKSEIKQSKLKPSEVLFESLLRPFQLMIEPAVLYTNVYLGLTYAIFYLWFEAFPLVYGDIYHFNLGLSGLPFTGLLVTCILASSVYVCWNYYHVEPTFRKTGYIVPESRLAVALVASGFTYLFQIGWSSRPDVHWIVPTIGAALYIPGLFLLFQSVLVYLPSSYPIYAASILAGNSLFRSTVAGCFQLFGTALYRKLTIGGGCSLLAGLSIALIPGLFIFYKYGGRLRARSKYTVNV is encoded by the exons ATGACAGACACCTTGAGAAACTCAATCGTTGGACTTTTTATCAACACAATTTCGGATGGTCGattccttcctttccctGAACAACGGCTTGGATGGCAATTACCTGCTAATCTTCAGCTCGCAAGGGCAGCTTCTTCACCCCCCGATTCCAAAGTACACGAAACCAGTGAATCGGTATCCTTCCAGCCTACGTTGGCAAGAAATGATTTGGAAGAGACGATATCCAATCGCACGTCTGCGAATGCATTTCATTCGTCAATTAACTCATACCGCAAGTCGTTGTCATCCATTGAAAAGGCACAGGTCGACCTCAACATGAAACCCGTTCATGAGACAGTGTCAGAGACGATTGTAAATTGGTATGACGAACATGATCAAGAAAATCCACA AAATTGGAGCTTGGGAAAACGCATATTCGTCCTTGGGCTGGTATCTCTTCTTACATTCGGAGTTTATATAGGTTCTGCAATCTA TACACCCTCAATACCCGGGATCATAGAAAAGTTCAACGTGTCAAAAACGATCGCAACACTTGGTCTATCGCTATATATTATTGGATATGGTGTTGGTCCTCTAATATTCAGTCCATTGTCGGAAATTCCTTCAATTGGAAGGACTCCCGTGTATATGGCAACTCTCTTGATCTTTGTACTCCTGCAGCTTCCCATAATATATGCCCCAAACATCCAAACTCTACTCGCAATGCGGTTCTTCACCGGATTCTTTGGTTCACCGGCCCTTGCAACTGGCGGGGCTTCCATTCAGGACAT GTTCCCAATTATCAAATTACCTTACGCACTCATCGTTTGGAGTGTTACTGCTTCATGTGGAC CTATTCTCGGCCCTATAATCGGCGGATTTGCAGCACAGAACAGAAACTGGACATGGCCGCTCTGGGAGCTATTCTATATTGGCGTGTTTGCTTTCATTGTCCTCCTATTCTGGTTGCCTGAGACCAACGCCGAGACCATCCTCTTAAAGCGCGCCCAACGCCTACGAAAACTGACCGGAAACCCCAACCTGTTCAGCAAGAGCGAGATCAAGCAATCGAAACTAAAGCCTTCTGAAGTGTTGTTCGAATCGCTCTTACGCCCGTTCCAGCTCATGATCGAGCCCGCTGTCCTTTACACCAATGTTTACCTCGGATTAACCTACGCTATCTTCTACT TGTGGTTTGAAGCCTTCCCACTGGTCTACGGCGACATCTATCACTTCAATCTCGGCCTCTCCGGTCTCCCGTTTACGGGTTTGTTGGTTACCTGTATCCTTGCCAGTTCCGTCTATGTGTGCTGGAACTACTACCATGTTGAGCCCACATTCAGGAAAACCGGATATATTGTCCCAGAGTCACGCCTTGCAGTGGCTCTTGTTGCCTCTGGATTT ACTTACCTTTTTCAAATAGGATGGTCTTCCCGGCCGGATGTGCACTGGATTGTCCCAACCATAGGAGCAGCTTTGTATATTCCAGG CTTGTTCCTGCTATTCCAGAGCGTTCTCGTCTACCTGCCTTCGTCATACCCAATCTACGCAGCATCTATACTCGCTGGAAATAGTCTCTTTCGATCCACAGTAGCTGGTTGTTTCCA GCTCTTTGGGACCGCTCTTTACCGCAAGCTCACTATTGGTGGCGGGTGCTCTCTGTTAGCTGGACTTTCAATTGCATTAATTCCCGGATTATTCATCTTCTACAAGTACGGTGGCAGACTTCGGGCTAGATCGAAGTATACCGTCAATGTCTGA